In Kwoniella pini CBS 10737 chromosome 2, complete sequence, the sequence tcgaaagagaagagaTTCGCGGTTGGTAAACATAGGAGGAGCTGGAACTCACGGAAAGTAGCTTCAATAACACTAATTTCAGTTGCAGTAGTATCTAATCCTGTGAAAGCACACCAATCATTTACGACTAAACCAGCACCGATAACTTCAGATCCTCTGTTGACTGTTCCTGCTACTAAAGGTACTTGAAGAAGGGAAGACAATTCGTCAAGTTCTGATCTGGATGTTTTGGGGTGAACGAGACCTCCCTAAAAGCGACGAAGAGTATTTGTCAGCTACAAGCACATTCTTCCTAGTATCACAGGCGACAAGCCGGGTATGAGATAAAAGGGAATCACTTGTCACGTTGCTAGCTGAATGCTAAAAGAAGACTACTCTACTCACTTGATTCGACAAAGCACAATAACTTCCAACCAAAACATTACTAGCAACAGTTTGTCTAAAAACTTCAACTTTAAGAGTATCCGCTATGATTTCTTCTGTCTCTCTATCTATATCAGGATGAACCAAAGCAACGTAATCATTACATGCGATAACATTTCCTAAAGCAGATAAACGTTCTTCGATACGTTGAATTGCAactgaaggtggtaaagaatTTCTTAAATGTTGTAATTCTTGatctgttgttgttgaaggaACTAATAATCCATGTCTATTTCCAGCTGTTAATCTACCGACAATACGTGTTCCACCTATTGTTGTGTGAACAATGGGAATAACAtctgataattcagattCAAAAACTGAATAaaaatttgttgatgatgctAAAGC encodes:
- a CDS encoding eukaryotic translation initiation factor 6 — translated: MAVRTQFENSTDIGVFSKLTNAYCLTALASSTNFYSVFESELSDVIPIVHTTIGGTRIVGRLTAGNRHGLLVPSTTTDQELQHLRNSLPPSVAIQRIEERLSALGNVIACNDYVALVHPDIDRETEEIIADTLKVEVFRQTVASNVLVGSYCALSNQGGLVHPKTSRSELDELSSLLQVPLVAGTVNRGSEVIGAGLVVNDWCAFTGLDTTATEISVIEATFRLQGQTSAAVINEMRDSLIDHYA